The sequence below is a genomic window from Tripterygium wilfordii isolate XIE 37 unplaced genomic scaffold, ASM1340144v1 ctg164, whole genome shotgun sequence.
atgcgaatagatcaagttatgtttgaaattgtacaaaaacgtgaaaagctcctctatggaaagagttgaaaaattccaaagcatcattgtgggccgttgtactatatttagtgctcttaaaagtctaacttgctagttgagccttcgtgccacgtttcggaaggtaaagatgcgaatagaccaagttatgtttcaaattgcacaaaaacgttacatgctcctctatggagagagttgagcaattccaaagcatcattgtcgaccgttgtactctatttagtgctcttaaaagtctaactttctagttgagccttcgtgccacgtttcgtaagctaaagatgcgaatagaccatgttatgtttgaaattgcacaaaaacgtgaaaagctcctctatggagagagttgagcaattccaaagcatcaatgtgggccgttgtaatatatttagtgctcttaaaagtataacttgctagttgagccttcgtgccacgtttcgtaaggtaaagacgcgaatagaccaagttatgtctcaaattgcacaaaaacgtgacaagctcctctatggagagagtggagcaattccgaagcatcaatgcagaccgttgtactctatttagtgctcttgaaattctaacttgctagttgagccttcgtgccacgtttcgtaaggtaaagatgcgaatagaccaagttatgtttgaaatcgcacaaaaacgtgaaaagctccttaatggacagagttgagcaattccaaagcatcaatatggaccattgtactctatttagtgttcttggaagtctaacttgctagtttcgcctacgtgcaacgtttcgtaagttaaagatgcgaatagaccaagttatgtttgaaattgtacaaaaacgtgaaaaactactctatggagacagttgagcaattgcagggcatcactgtggaccgttgtactctatttagtgctcttaaaattctaacttgctagttgagccttcgtgccacgtttcatatggtaaagatgcgaatagatcaagttatgtttgaaattgcacaaaaacgtgaaaagctcctctatggagagagttgagcaattgatgctttggaattgctcacattgatgctttggaattgctcaagtctctccatagtggagcttttcacgtttatgtgcaatttcaaacataacttggtctattcgcatctttaccatatgaaacgtggcacgaaggctcaactagcaagttagacttttaagagcactaaatagagtacaacggtccacagcgatgccttgcaattgctcaactgtctccatagagtagtttttcacgtttttgtacaatttcaaacataacttggtctattcgcatctttaacttacgaaacgttgcacgtaggcgaaactagcaagttagacttccaagaacactaaatagagtacaatggtccatattgatgctttggaattgctcaactctctccattgaggagcttttcacgtttttgtgcgatttcaaacataacttggtctattcgcatctttaccttacgaaacgtggcacgaaggctcaactagaaagttagacttttaagagcactaaatagagtacaacggtcgacaatgatgctttggaattgctcaactctctccatagaggagcttgtaacgtttttgtgcaatttcaaacataacttggtctattcgcatctttaccttccgaaacgtggcacgaaggctcaactagcaagttagacttttaagagcactaaatatagtacaacggcccacaatgatgctttggaattgttcaactctctccttagaggagcttttcacgtttttgtgcaatttcaaacataacttggtctattcgcgtctttaccttacgaaacgtggcacggaggctcaactagcaagttatacttttaagagcactaaatatattacaacggcccacaatgatgctttggaattgcacaactctctccatagaggagcttttcacgtttttgtgccatttcaaacataacttggtctattcgcatctttaccttacgaaatgtgccacgaaggctaaactagcaagttagactttcaagagcactaaatagagtacaacggtccgtattgatgcttcagaattgctcaactctcaccatggaggagcttttcacgtttttgtgccatttcagacataacttggtctattcgcatctttaccttacgaaacgtggcacgaaggctcaactagcatgttagacttttaagagcgccaaatagaatgcaacggtccacaatgatgctttggaattgctcaactctctccatagaggagcttttcacgttttggagcaatttgaggcataacttggtctattcgcatctttaccttatgaaacgtggcacgaaggctcaactagcaaggtagacttttaagagcactaaatagagtacaacggtccacatcgatgctttggaattgctcaactctctccatagtggagcttttcacgtttatgtgcaatttcaaacataacttggtctattcgcatcttttacctgcgaaacgttgcacgaaggctcaactagcaagttagacttctaagaacactaaatagagtacaacggtccacattgatgctgtggaattgctcaactctctccatagaggagcttttcacgtttttgtgcaatttcaaacataacttggtctattcgcatctttaccatatgaaacgtggcacgaaggctcaactagcaagttagacttttaagagcactaaatagagtacaacggtccacagcgatgccttgcaattgctcaactgtctccatagagtagtttttcacgtttttgtacaatttcaaacataacttggtctattcgcatctttaacttacgaaacgttgcacgtaggcgaaactagcaagttagacttccaagaacactaaatagagtacaatggtccatattgatgctttggacttgctcaactctctccattgaggagcttttcacgtttttgtgcgatttcaaacataacttggtctattcgcatctttaccttacgaaacgtggcacgaaggctcaactagcaagttagaatttcaagagcactaaatagagtacaacggtctgcattgatgcttcagaattgctccactctctccatagaggagcttgtcactttttgtgcaatttgagacataacttggtctattcgcgtctttaccttacgaaacgtggcacgaaggctcaactagcaagttatacttttaagagcactaaatatattacaacggcccacattgatgctttggaattgctcaactctctccatagaggagcttttcacgtttttgtgcaatttcaaacataacatggtctattcgcatctttaccttacgaaacgtggcacgaaggctcaactagaaagttagacttttaagagcactaaatagagtacaacggtcgacaatgatgctttggaattgctcaactctctccatagaggagcttgtaacgtttttgtgcaatttcaaacataacttggtctattcgcatctttaccttccgaaacgtggcacgaaggctcaactagcaagttagacttttaagatcactaaatatagtacaacggcccacaatgatgctttggaattgttcaactctctccttagaggagcttttcacgtttttgtgcaatttcaaacataacttggtctattcgcgtctttaccttacgaaacgtggcacggaggctcaactagcaaattatacttttaagagcactaaatatattacaacggcccacaatgatgctttggaattgcacaactctctccatagaggagcttttcacgtttttgtgccatttcaaacataacttggtctattcgcatctttaccttacgaaatgtggcacgaaggctaaactagcaagttagactttcaagagcactaaatagagtacaacggtccgtattgatgcttcagaattgctcaactctcgccatggaggagcttttcacgtttttgtgcaatttcagacataacttggtctattcgcatctttaccttacgaaacgtggcacgaaggctcaactagcatgttagacttttaagagcgccaaatagaatgcaacggtccacaatgatgctttggaattgctcaactctctccatagaggagcttttcacgttttggagcaatttgaggcataacttggtctattcgcatctttaccttacgaaacgtggcacgaaggctcaactagcaaggtagacttttaagagcactaaatagagtacaacggtccacatcgatgctttggaattgctcaactctctccatagaggagcttttcaggtttttatgcaatttcaaacaaaacttggtctattcacatatttaccttacgaaacgtggcacgatggctcaactagcaagttagacatttaagagcactaaatagattacaacggtccacattgatgctttagaattgcacaactctctccatagatgagcttttcacgtttttgggcaatttgagacatatcttgctcaattaatctcatgaaaACAGTCCTACCATATGCTTGCTTGTCCACCCATTCTACACTATCAAAAACTTGtaacttcatgaatcaagaggtctttattcaaggttgtaatggggccaagggtgaaggtaaaaagaaaaagtggtataggaaatcacaaaatttctaaagaacTAGTAGAGCACACAAAAATTAGGGCATATATCATCTTGTCGGCCCaatcttcattctcaatattCAATTCTCTACCAATTCttcacaacttcaagatttctttcaccatgcacataaatttcttctttttcttctttcttttttttattttttatttttatattcttttttttttcaaaacaatgtcgAATCATActacatattttttctttttcttttcccttttttttctttttctttttcgacaCATTAATGCACATGTGTTCGACATCAAATTTATTCTCCACCAAATAACAtcccaaaataaataagaactcccccacatttaattcttttcatcaccaaactcaacatacttgaacaccatcaacacttgaaaaatctCATGGTATACTCTACTAATTCCTTAGAATTAGGTAAGTAATTGTTTTTCGGGTTAAAGGGTCAAGTAGataagtttcatgaataaaaatgcttatttaggctcaaaggggctttctagtggataaatacattagggtataggcaatttggctatagaggtatcatcctaatgcctcaatcatattcatgtcatcacatgtatcaatatagtcTCAAAAAGGTTTAAAGCAAGTTCTAGAGGAACATATAATcatgagagcacacaagaaagaaattggattgatatgcataatgtatcaatcatataggctcaaaactcacaagggtaattATGTAAGTCTACATCAAGTCAAAACatgcttctttctcaatcaacatatcatgttaatattggcccatgaaaaattataattcaagctcaattctagtgaaaattctctttactaacaaactaatttaagacctaaacaatttatgtctcatcatCGCTTTGGAAggaactaaatttttttttttcaaattgttttttcaaaacaagctattctcacccccacacttgaattatgcaatgtcctGAGTGCATgaaataatgtgaaaaataaagTGGAGAAAAAGTACTGAGTTAGAGCGATACAACCTGACTGCGAAAACATTCGGGAAGTAATTCCCGCGTAGAATTCTGCACTGCACAGCTGtcgtaaaatcatcaatttatcCTTCATCTCAGCTCGGATTCACAAACCGTAAAATTCtgcagaaactagacatccgtATCTTTCCGTACATATATGGCTTGCATTCTGGTTCGTCCTGAGTTGTCCCAGAAAATTATTTCAATCCAGCGCTTTGGCACAACTTTTCCTTTCTGCATTtgatgcacaaatagcaatttaaTTCAATGTGGGACGAGTGCTCTTCTATAATGAACTAAAATAATCTACAATAAAAAGGAACGAATTTACcgggtgggttgcctcccaccaagcgctttatttaacgtctaggcgagACGTAACTCTTCAAGTAGCTAAATTAGTGAACTTGGAATCCCACTTTTAGTTCATTGGGTTGTAGCCATCGCCTTCTTCTAACCACACCCAGTTCAACATCCAAAGTATGCCTTTTGTTACTCAGAATTGTAAGAGCAGTCGATTCCTCAAAAGGATCTGAAtatcctttttccctttttccaaaaaccacTTGTTGGAGGATTTTATCTTGAGGTACTTTCACAATTAAGGGGAACAACTTGTTAGTGGATAAAGGAAAGGACTCAATGGCGGGAGTATGCTTACCTCTCTCGTATGGCATGACTCTAGGTCGATTCATAGACTCAACCTCAGTTGGatgtccttctttctccacaatgtaatctttaatagtgagcactttctccattgatttctcACCTTGTGCTACCTTAGGCTTGAAGGTCActgtttcttcattatttgtcaCTGTTAGCGTGCCTTTAtacacatcaattgtcatctttgcagtcttcatgaatggtcgccccaaaatcaatggaatttcttcTCCATGACCTTGGCAATCTCGCATATCAAGTACTAGAAAGTCAGCTGGAAAAATTAATCCGTGTATCTTAACTAAAACATCTTCTAGTACTCCTTTAGGATATCGAATAGATCGATCAGCCAATTGTATGCCCATAGAGGTCTTTTTGAGTGCAcctacattcaaagattcaaagacagagagagaaattaGATTAACTGATGcacccaaatccaataaagcatgttcaaagtttttattggctatgcaacaaggtatagtgaaactccctggatccttaagctttggtggcaacttcttttgtgatatggcactacactcttcggttagttgaaccaccttattctcatctactttcttctcttcttgcacAACAGAAGGTGCCACATCCGTCTTCGGGGTTGTCTTTTGCACTGATGgtacttcttctttatttctcctAAGACGCCCAGGAAACGGGATCGGAGGAACATAAGGTCTCACAGGTGGAGCAGGTTTATCGGGGTCAGGCAACCCATGCATGATTGCACGACGCGACTGTTGAAGCGGCTGCTCTTGTGCTTGAACTTTGTGCTCTTCCAACTTTGTAGCAACTCGGCTTTGTTGCTCATCACAAAGTGTGATAGCCATGGCATGCTCCCTATGGTTCGGATTGATCTCAGTTTGGCTTGGAAACTTTCCAGCCTCCCTTTGACTCAATGCTTCAGCGATTTGACCCACTTGTGCCTCCAATTTCTGATGGTTAATTGCCAACTGCCGCACCATGTCCTCCAATGTGGTGGTTGGTGGATTGGCTTGGTTTTGGGTattcttccaagaaaagtttggatgtgCCCGAAAACCTGGATTATAGGAGTTAGAGTAGGGATCAAACCGTGGATTCCGATTATAGGAGTTCATCATATTTGCTTGCTCTTGCACAAACTCTGGGAAATCCACTCCTTGAGTCGTATGCCCATTCATTGCtagaagcatgtccaacttGGTAGAGATGGCATCAACCTGTGATTTTGgtgcaaaagaatcaaaattggaAATTTCATACACACCTGCTCGCTTACCTCTTACTTCCGAATGTTGTGTCTCAATAGCAATTCTCTCAAATAAAGTTTGACATTCGGTCGGAGTCATATTCCTAATCGATCCCCCTGCATAATTATTAACTGCAGCTTTGCTAGAAACTGTCAGTGCCTTGTAGAAAATACGCATCAACACTAATAAAGGCAAAGCATGATGGGGACACTGAGTTAACAGGTTATTAAACCTCTCCCACGCCTCAGAAAATgactcatcaagttgttgttcaaattgcatgatcttatccctaagagcatcagttttctgagttgagaaaaatttttctaaaaatttattttgtacctcaGTCCATGTCGCCAGTGAAACCGGCCTTAGACCATTAAGCCATGTCCTTGCTTTGTCCTTCATAGTGTAAGGGAAGATCTTCAACCTCAAGTGCTCCTCAGTAACTCCTGTAGACAAAGACATGCTggaaaccatattaaaaatttcatgaatgtgactaagtggatcctccgaacttagaccatgaaaagaaggcatcatgttAAAGTGTATAGTCTTAAGCTCGTAGTTCCTAGCTGCCGTCGGAAGTACGATGCAAGATGGAGATTCTGGAATGgtggggatgtcaagatcacccatcgTTTCGGCTTGCACAACCACCGCCATTACTTacaacctgaaaaaaaaaaataaaataaaaaaatttaaaaagaaagctaagtacacaattaaactaaactaatccccggcaacggcgccaaaaacttgatgtaataattctcgcaagtgcacaagagtctacgaatagtacagtgtatgcaagtacgaggtcgatcccacggagactagttaatctaattaatgtatctaacttgatgaatgatggagatttgggaaaaaagaagaatgattgatgtaaataaaataaaacaaagaaataaaattcagattttatatccaataagagaagaacactagggcaatgatttcacctagtaatcctatcacaagcatccaattaacaaacacgcaattatggttccgattcaagggttgattctttcttaaatatgttggttcgttcgttcgcggtgccaacaaatattattaacaatggattaatcctgttcggttcgcagtttttaacccaaggctaacaactcattacgatctaaagaactataacaaccaatcaatcccctaaaccttgttcatggcagtcgacaattgatttccttaatttcagttccactaagacacgtgaattcggttcgttccttagtcctagctagatgaatctaattgagcattcaattggtggccaatcaatcaaacaaacaatagattataagcatagaaattaaagacaagaatcatgaaccaaaattatgcattcaattaattgaagtacttgcaataatcatactaggctacatcaagccctagcaaagaagtttagctactcatgttataagaacacaaggaaactaaatatgagaacatcatgaatcaagaacaaaaacaaagagaaaactagagacaagaacaagaacaagaacaaaagttaGAGAATGTGGCACTCCAATTCGTGTCTTCTATtatgctagaggactcccttttatagtgacaaaagcttccttcaatcaatgccaattccaaatcattctctgatttccttctctcaatctgattcggttttccttgtttccttatttcttgccaAAGTATTTCCTTCAACTTCACACCAAagctttcttttatttatttccttccttctctctttcttgatctgcaagtatTCTTCATTCCTTATTTGTATTGGATTCATCTCAAAGCAAGCATTGAACATGGGTTTATCTGATGGGCTTAAAGAAgccttttttacttttgtacaAATTAATCTGCAATCCAAAATTAAGAGTATTTATGCAATATCCATGTCCATTCaaataaatagagacaaaaataaatgtaaaagtgaggtataaaaatatataaaatatattaagatcaccttcttgccacgtttcgtaaggtaaagatgcgaatagaccaagttatgtttgaaattgcacaaaaacgtgaaaagctcctctatggagagagttgagcaattccaaagcatcaatgtggaccattggactctatttagtgctcttaaaagtataacttgctacttgagccttcgtgccacgtttcataaggtaaagacgcaaatagaccaagttatgtctcaaattgcccaaaaacgtgaaaagctcctctatggagagacttgtgcaattctaaagcatcaatgtggaccgttgtaatctatttagtgctcttaaatgtctaacttgctagttgagccatcgtgccacgtttcgtaaggtaaatatgtgaatagaccaagttttgtttgaaattgcacaaaaacctgaaaagctcctctatggagagagttgagcaattccaaagcatcaatgtgtaccgttgtactctatttagcgttcttagaagtctaacttgctagtttagccttcgtgcaacgtttcgtaagttaaagatgcgaatagaccaagttatgtttgaaattatacaaaaacgtgaaaagctcctctatggagagagttgagcaattccaaagcatcaatggggaccatttgactctatttagtgctcttaaaagtataacttgctacttgagcctgcgttccacgtttcataaggtaaagacgcgaatagaccaagttatgtctcaaattgcccaaaaacgtgaaaagctcctctatggagagagttgagcaattctaaagcatcaatgtggaccgttgtaatctatttagtgctcttaaatgtctaacttgctagttgagccttcgtgccacgtttcgtaaggtaaatatgtgaatagaccaagttttgtttgaaattacacaaaaacctgaaaagctcctctatggagagagttgagcaattccaaagcatcaatgtgtaccgttgtactctatttagtgttcttagaagtcaaacttgctagtttagccttcgtgcaacgtttcgtaagttaaagatgcgaatagaccaagttatgtttgaaattgtacaaaaacgtgaaaagctcctctatggagagagttgagcaattccaaagcattgatgtggaccgttgtactctatttagtgctcttaaaagtataacttgctagttgagccttcgtgccacgtttcgtaaggtaaagacgcgaatagaccaagttatgtctcaaattgctccaaaacgtgaaaagctcctctatggagagacttgagcaattccaaagactcatagtggaccgttgcactctatttggtgctcttaagagtctaacttgctagttgagccttcgtgccacgtttcgtaaggtaaagatgcgaatagaccaagttatgtttgaaattgcacaaaaacatgaaaagctcctctatggagagagttgagcaattccaaagcatcaatgtggaccattgtactctatttagtgctcttaaaagtataacttgctacttgagccttcgtgccacgtttcataaggtaaagacgcgaatagaccaagttatgtctcaaattgcacaaaaacgtgaaaagctcctctatggagagagttgagcaattctaaagcatcaatgtggaccgttgtaatctatttagtgctcttaaaagtctaacttactagttgagccttcgtgccacgtttcgtaacgtaaatttgtgaatagatcaagttatgtttgaaattgcacaaaaacgtgaaaagctcctttatggagagagttgaccaattccaagcatcaatgtatgccgttgtactatatttagtgctcttaaaagtataacttgctagttgagccttcgtgccacgtttcgtaaggtaaagatgcgaatagaccaagttttgtttgaaattgcacaaaaacgtgagaagctcctctatggagagagttgagcaattccaaagcatcaatgtggaccattgtactctatttagtgctcttaaaagaataacttgctagttgagcattcgtgccacgtttcgtaaggtaaatatttgaatacaccaagttatgtttgaaattgcacaaaaacgtgaaaagctcccctatggagggagttgaccaattccaatcatcaatgtacgccgttgtactatatttagtgctcttcaaagtataacttgctagttgagccttcttgccacatttcgtaaggtaaagacgtgaatagacgaagttatgtcttaaattgcacaaaaacgtgacaatctcctctatgaagagagttgagcaattccaaagcatcaatgtgtaccgttgtactc
It includes:
- the LOC119994293 gene encoding uncharacterized protein LOC119994293, which translates into the protein MVSSMSLSTGVTEEHLRLKIFPYTMKDKARTWLNGLRPVSLATWTECPHHALPLLVLMRIFYKALTVSSKAAVNNYAGGSIRNMTPTECQTLFERIAIETQHSEVRGKRAGVYEISNFDSFAPKSQVDAISTKLDMLLAMNGHTTQGVDFPEFVQEQANMMNSYNRNPRFDPYSNSYNPGFRAHPNFSWKNTQNQANPPTTTLEDMVRQLAINHQKLEAQVGQIAEALSQREAGKFPSQTEINPNHREHAMAITLCDEQQSRVATKLEEHKVQAQEQPLQQSRRAIMHGLPDPDKPAPPVRPYVPPIPFPGRLRRNKEEVPSVQKTTPKTDVAPSVVQEEKKVHSKRPLWAYNWLIDLFDILKEY